The Vibrio tubiashii genome includes a window with the following:
- a CDS encoding gamma-glutamylcyclotransferase family protein, with protein MHKVFVFGTLKEGFPNFKTNKGTRYGNTFQTKQRFPLYLIGERHSPWLVLQHGQGHPVKGQIFSVTDQALSAMDKLERIGAKDGYRRISLEVECVETGESLTVFAYGKPPEMLKDADIRAQLTDEYCLSHAKLYRSRYATS; from the coding sequence GTGCATAAGGTATTTGTTTTTGGGACGCTAAAGGAAGGTTTTCCTAATTTTAAAACTAATAAAGGGACTCGCTATGGCAATACATTCCAAACCAAACAGCGATTCCCTCTTTACCTGATTGGTGAACGCCACTCCCCTTGGTTAGTGTTACAACACGGACAAGGTCATCCAGTTAAAGGGCAAATTTTTAGCGTTACTGACCAAGCGTTGTCGGCAATGGACAAGCTTGAACGTATTGGTGCGAAGGACGGTTATCGGAGAATCTCACTTGAAGTTGAGTGCGTGGAAACTGGGGAATCACTGACCGTGTTTGCTTATGGTAAACCACCAGAAATGCTCAAAGACGCTGATATTCGTGCTCAGTTAACGGATGAATATTGTTTGTCACACGCGAAGCTTTATCGTAGCCGCTATGCCACTTCCTAA
- the trpS gene encoding tryptophan--tRNA ligase yields the protein MNNHPTPSQREVILTGDRATGPLHLGHYVGSLQQRVSLQAQHDQTILVADMQGLTDNAHNPAKVSSNILNVVADYLAVGIDPSQTTICLQSQLPALAELTMFYSNLVSIARLERNPTVKNEIQSKGFERSIPAGFLTYPISQAADITAFNATLVPVGDDQLPMLEQTNEIVRKINNLAGEPIINECRPLLSDAPRLPSTDGKNKMSKSLGNAINLGANEKEIRAAVKSMFTDPNHLRVEDPGQVEGNIVFTYLDAFHTDKGYVEQLKAHYRRGGLGDGTTKKILEECLQEMLRPIREKRAEYLADKAQLIEVLKQGSIKSHQRTQLMLSKVKEVFGLNLF from the coding sequence ATGAACAATCATCCAACCCCTTCACAGCGCGAAGTCATCCTTACAGGGGATAGAGCAACAGGCCCTTTGCATTTAGGTCATTATGTCGGCTCGCTGCAACAGCGCGTTTCCCTGCAAGCACAACATGATCAAACCATCTTGGTCGCAGACATGCAGGGCCTCACCGACAATGCGCACAACCCAGCAAAAGTCTCATCAAACATTTTGAATGTGGTGGCAGACTACTTAGCCGTGGGCATAGACCCATCGCAAACAACCATCTGTTTGCAATCTCAACTGCCTGCTCTTGCCGAACTCACTATGTTCTATAGCAATTTGGTTTCTATAGCGCGCTTAGAACGCAATCCTACCGTTAAAAATGAAATCCAGAGTAAAGGTTTTGAGCGCTCTATTCCGGCTGGTTTTCTTACTTACCCGATTTCTCAGGCAGCCGATATCACCGCATTTAACGCGACGCTGGTTCCGGTTGGCGATGACCAGCTCCCTATGCTCGAACAGACCAATGAAATCGTTCGAAAAATTAACAATCTAGCGGGTGAACCAATCATCAATGAATGCCGCCCGTTACTGAGTGACGCGCCTCGTTTACCCAGTACTGACGGCAAAAACAAGATGTCTAAGAGTTTGGGTAATGCCATCAATCTAGGTGCAAATGAAAAAGAGATTCGCGCTGCGGTAAAGTCAATGTTTACCGATCCAAACCATTTAAGAGTAGAAGACCCAGGGCAAGTGGAAGGTAATATCGTCTTCACCTATCTTGATGCCTTTCATACCGACAAAGGCTATGTCGAGCAGCTTAAAGCCCACTATCGCAGAGGCGGTCTCGGTGATGGTACAACGAAGAAAATCCTTGAGGAGTGCCTGCAAGAAATGCTTCGCCCAATACGAGAGAAACGTGCCGAATATCTCGCTGACAAAGCGCAGCTTATTGAGGTGCTAAAACAAGGCAGCATCAAGTCTCATCAAAGAACACAACTGATGTTGTCCAAGGTAAAAGAAGTGTTTGGATTGAATCTGTTTTGA
- a CDS encoding ParD-like family protein, with protein MGIVKISDELHEELRKASSVMARSINSQAEFWIKIGMLAELHPQLSFNDLVADLMKSAEVSVTNVSATEGVANEQ; from the coding sequence ATGGGTATTGTTAAGATTTCAGATGAGTTGCATGAAGAGCTCAGAAAAGCGAGCTCTGTGATGGCGCGTTCGATCAACTCGCAGGCAGAATTCTGGATCAAGATTGGTATGCTTGCTGAGCTGCATCCTCAGCTCTCTTTCAATGACTTGGTGGCAGATTTAATGAAATCGGCAGAAGTGTCAGTGACCAATGTTTCTGCGACAGAAGGCGTTGCTAATGAACAGTAA
- the map gene encoding type I methionyl aminopeptidase yields the protein MNSNVAIKSKSEIELMRTSGKLLAKVFQMLDDYVKPGISTMDINNRVEDFIVNDLQARPASKGQYDYQYVLNTSLNEVVCHGVPKASQILKSTDIINLDITLEKGGFITDSSKMYVMPDANPLARKLVKVTYEAMWQGIKQVKPGARLGDIGHAIQSYAETYGYSIVREYCGHGIGREMHEEPQVLHYGIRDTGLLLKEGMVFTIEPMVNQGTEKTKTKKDGWTVITRDKKLSAQSEHTVLVTSSGYEVLTLREEESLPS from the coding sequence ATGAACAGTAATGTAGCGATTAAGTCAAAAAGCGAGATTGAGTTGATGCGTACCTCCGGCAAGTTATTGGCTAAGGTGTTTCAAATGCTGGATGACTACGTGAAGCCGGGTATTTCAACTATGGACATTAATAACCGAGTTGAAGATTTTATTGTCAATGATCTACAGGCGAGACCTGCTAGCAAAGGGCAGTATGATTACCAGTACGTGCTCAATACTTCGTTAAATGAAGTGGTTTGTCATGGTGTGCCTAAAGCGAGCCAAATCCTAAAAAGTACCGATATTATCAATCTGGATATTACGCTAGAGAAAGGTGGCTTTATCACTGACTCAAGCAAAATGTATGTGATGCCTGACGCAAATCCACTGGCGCGAAAGTTAGTTAAAGTCACTTATGAAGCAATGTGGCAGGGGATCAAGCAAGTGAAACCAGGAGCGCGTCTTGGTGATATTGGCCATGCCATTCAAAGCTATGCAGAGACTTACGGCTACAGCATAGTAAGAGAGTATTGTGGTCACGGCATTGGTCGAGAAATGCATGAAGAGCCGCAAGTGCTTCATTATGGTATTCGCGATACCGGTTTGCTGCTAAAAGAAGGCATGGTGTTCACCATCGAGCCTATGGTTAACCAAGGTACCGAGAAAACCAAGACTAAGAAAGATGGCTGGACGGTGATAACCCGAGATAAAAAGTTGTCTGCTCAATCAGAGCATACTGTGTTGGTCACTAGTAGTGGATATGAAGTGCTGACGTTACGAGAAGAAGAAAGCTTACCTAGTTGA
- a CDS encoding VF530 family DNA-binding protein, which produces MMTDEERIELQQNNPLHGLKLETLLQELVDFYGWDILDTAMRFNCFHTNPSIASSVKYLKKTDWAREKVENFYLYRFKRMPRASSEEYDLPPRARTFPHGLKPKEPMELTVESILNSQAKAASAHKARSSRGGRSRK; this is translated from the coding sequence ATGATGACCGATGAAGAAAGAATTGAACTACAACAAAATAACCCTTTACACGGCCTGAAACTAGAGACTTTACTACAAGAGTTAGTAGACTTTTATGGTTGGGATATTCTTGATACCGCAATGCGCTTCAACTGCTTCCACACCAACCCTTCGATTGCTAGTAGTGTTAAATACTTAAAGAAAACCGACTGGGCGCGAGAGAAAGTAGAAAACTTTTATTTGTACCGTTTTAAGCGAATGCCTAGAGCGTCTAGTGAAGAGTATGATTTACCTCCGCGCGCTCGTACTTTCCCACATGGCTTAAAACCAAAAGAGCCGATGGAACTGACCGTTGAATCAATATTGAATTCACAAGCAAAGGCGGCCTCGGCGCATAAAGCGCGTTCTTCGCGCGGTGGTCGTTCACGAAAATAA